TATGAGATGGTGAACAATGTTCCTTTGGGTCCGAATGCTGTAGTTATGAGAGTTGCTAAGGTGATTAATGGGAAAGCTTTTCTATGGAGGCCAACAAGTGACATGACAACAATGAGTGATGCTGTTAATGAAAAGATCGCATGGCCGCTCCATAATGTATCAGTAATTAAAGTTCCTGAAGATGAAGGGGAAGCTAGTGTCAGAAGGCCTTCATTGGTAAATTTACAAACTTCTCTCTTTTACAAACTTATTTAGATGTAGTTGGTGTGATGTATTTGTTGTGCTTGTAGAGTCCAAGTGGCAGCACTAGTTCCACCCGTTCAGGTGGTAAAAAGAAGTGCATCTTGTTGGACCACAACAACTCAGGACGGAAAGTCGCAGAAGGCAGAGTAAGTAGTACTGATCCATTGTGTTTAGTCCATCACGTCCCGTTAGGTCCCAATGCAAGTCGGGTCTGGGTTGAAGTGGCCTTGATTGAAGATGCATCTCTATGGAGACCAAACTCTTTTCTGGAAGACATATCAGATGCTGTGGGCAGCACAGTGGCTTGGCCAAATGATAAGATTCTGTATGTTTAAATGTACTCGATCGAGTATTCTCAAAGACATATTTATGGATCGGAGTAtgcttgttttgttttaagACATATTTTGCTTGTTTGGTTGTAAGACATATTTTGTTTGGTTGTTAAGACATATTTCTAATAAGATTATGTAGGCttggcatatatataaattataaaaataagtggtcctttaaaatttttaaaaaataagtgtttcaaaataatttatacaatttaagtgttccattaaaatttttacaaataaattgttcataaaaatttatacaatttagattttagggtttatttagGGATTCAACCCTATTGTAACAAATTTATACCCTATCATCATATAGGGATTCAAATTTAGGGATTCAACCCTATTGTAACAAATTTATACAATTTAGATGAAAcaaatttagattttagggtttatttagGGATTCAACCCTATATAACACATAAGGATTCAACCCTATCATCATCTATTCTCCATATAGAGAAATCATTTTATACTTATttcaaacatataatatttttgttaaaaaaaattaataataaaatttattaaaatttaaattttgtttataacatAATTTCCCATCATTTTCATGCATTTTtcgtaatttaaaaataaattaatatagaatTGTACATAAACCAATAAGAAGGAATGGTGGGGATAGATGACGTGCCTTCATAGAAGCCGTaggatctgattttttaatctttcaATCTCCGTCTTTCCATCGGAGATCTGTTCATTCTCCTTCTGCGATTACTCAAATCTAGGTTTAGTTCCTTTTGCTGACGCCTCCTTTTCGAAAATCGAAGGTTTCAGTCGATTTCCCTCGAAGTTATATTGTTCTGATATGGAAAAAGCATGGGTTTGGCTTCCAAGGTAGTAATCTTTTCGACATTTTAATTCATGACGAATTCTTCTTCTGTTCCAAATTTTTTGTTCTGATTCTgttccttatatatatatatagggctAGCCTCGAATATTTCGAAGGAGCAACAGGCTTTGTTACTGCATCAGCGAGGAGGTTAGGAGATCCGACAGAAATATTATGTCCCTGTACTCACTGCAGAAACCTTTCCCATCAAGTTTTAGACAAAGTAACGGAGCATCTTGTGATTAGGGGTATGGATAAGAAGTATATGAGGAGTTCTTGTTGGAGTCTTCATGGTGAGAGAAGGTCTGATATGAATGATAGTGTCCCTCAATCAGAAACAGAGGCTTATGGTTTGCTAAGGACGGCTTATTTTGATAGTGGTGAACCTGATGAACCGCCTTCTGATGACACTGGAGGAGAGCCTGTACATGGTGAACCTGATGAAGACTCGGAGTTTAGGAAGAAGTTGAGAGATGCTGAAACTCCATTGTACTTGACATGTAGCAAGCACACCAAAGTTTCTGCGATCATGGCCCTTTACCGCATCAAAGTAAAGAGTGGAATGTCAGAGGCTTACTTTGATCAGCTACTGTCGGCATTACATGACATGCTACCAGAAGGTAATGTACTACCAAAGTCGACTGATTCGATTAAGAAGTTCTTGAAGATTTTTGGGTTTGGCTACGAAATGATTCATGCGTGCAAGAACGATTGTATTCTCTATAGGAAGCAATATGAGGAGTTGGAAACCTGCCCAAGATGTAGTGCTTCTAGATGGGAAATTGATAAGCACAGtaatgaagaaaagaaaggaattCCTGCAAAGGTCCTACGGTATTTTCCGATCAAAGACAGATTCAAGAGGATGTTTAGATCAGCAAGGATGGCTGAGGATTTGCGATGGCATGCCAACAATGCCACTGAAGATGGTATAATGCGACATCCTGTTGACTCGTTATCTTGGGCTCAAGTGAATAATAAGTGGCCAGAGTTTGCTAGTGAAGCAAGAAACCTTCGACTCGGCCTGTCAACAGATGGTATGAACCCTTTCTCTATCCAGAACACAAAGTATAGTACTTGGCCAGTGTTGTTAGTCAATTACAACTTGCCACCAACTCTGTGTATGAAGGCTGAGAACGTCATGTTGACTATGTTGATCCCTGGACCGACGGCTCCGAGCAACAACATTGATGTTTATCTAGAGCCACTGGTTGAAGACTTACAAGAATTGTGGAGTGAGGGGATTCAGGTATACGACTCATTCCTGAAAGAGAAGTTCACACTAAAAGCTATGTTGTTGTGGACTATAAGCGACTACCCGGCTCTAGGTAGTTTGGCAGGTTGTAAAGTTAAAGGGAAACAAGCATGCAATGTTTGTGGAAAGGATACACCAAATAGGTGGCTCAAGTTTAGTCGCAAGTATGTGTATTTGGGGAATAGGAAGCGACTAAGCCCTGGACATCACTACAGACGCAGGAAAGGATGGTTTGATAATACAGTGGAGAAGGGGACTGCAAACAGGATTCAAACCGGTGCAGAAATATTTGCAACACTAAAGAACTTCAGGAATGACTTTGGAAGATctttagcaaagaaaaaaaaaaggaagagaaatgTTGTCTCAGAAGATGAGGTGGCTGAAGACGAAGAAAATGATGAAACGAGTGATCAATGGAGGTGGAAGAAACGATCAATATTCTTCGATTTACCGTACTGGAAGGTATTATAGCTATTGTTAGACTGAGATACGATTGTCACATTTTGTTTATCCATTAACTGATCATTCTGTTTTCAATGTGTTAGGATTTGCCGGTGCGTCACAACATCGACGTCATGCACGTGGAAAAGAACTTGTCTGATGCATTATTATCAACGCTGATGCAGAGTGCTAAGTCAAAAGATGGCCTCAAAGCGAGACAGGACTTAGAAGATATTGGAATCCGGAAAAACTTGCACACACAGGTACGGGGAAAGAGATTCTACTTGCCTCCAGCAACTTATTGGCTCAGTAAGGAAGAGAAAAAGATATTTTGTCAAAGGTTGTCTGCGTTTAGAGGCCCTGACGGCTACTGCGGTAATATTGCAAATGTTGTTTCAATTAACCCTCCTATGATTGGAAGTCTTAAATCCCATGATCATCATGTACTAATCCAAAATCTGTTACCTGCTGCGTTACGAGGGTTGCTTCCAAGAGGACCAAGAGTGGCAGTAACTCGAGTATGTAACTACTTCAACAGATTGTGTCAGCGTGCTATTGACGCGGAGAAGCTGATAACTTTGGAAAATGAGTTTGTGGAGACAATGTGCCAACTCGAGCGGTTCTTTCCTCCATCGCTCTTCGATATCATGTTCCACCTTCCTTTACACCTAGCAAGAGAGGCACGTTTGGGAGGTCCTGTGCACTTTCGTTGGATGTATCCGTTTGAgaggtttgttttcattttgttcGCGTAATGTAAATTGTTTATATCCTGAACTGTTTTTCCGATCAACTGAGGTTTGTAACTATTGCTATATTGTTTGAGCTGTAGATACATGAAAACACTCAAGGCATATGTAAAGAATTTTGCTAGGCCAGAAGCATGTATGGCTGAGGGGTACTTAGCTGGAGAATGCATAGCCTTTTGTTTAGAGTTCCTAAAGAATTCTGTACCCGTTGAAGAAGTACTTAACCGTAATGAAGATATTCAGTCTGATGGAATGGTTCTTGAAGGTCGACCACTGCAAAAGGGAACAGAGCTTATTCTTTCAGAGAAAGATAGAGACATAGCACATCGATATGTTTTGATGAATATGGCTATTATGGATCCCTATGTTGAGTAAGTTCTACTGTCCCTCtcaaattcagatttttttatcagTCTGATAACTCTCTACTTTGTTATGAGAACCAGGAAGCACTTACAAGAACTGCAAGATAATGATGTTCGATTAGCAACAAATGAAACTTTGTTATGGAAGCATCACACCCAACAATTTGCTGAATGGGTGAAGAATAAGGTTTGTACAACTTCACTATCTGTTCACTTTTCTATTCACATAGCTCACACAGTTTTACATCCTTGTTAGATACCTTCTAACTCAAAGGAGCATTCTACGAAGCTGAGGTGGTTGGCCTTTGGACCAAGGTTTACTGCTCATACCAATAAAGGTTTTGTCATTAACGGGAACCGATTTCACATACAATCCGTTAAGCGAAAGACTCAGAATAGTGGAGTCACTTACGAAGCTTTCAGCATGTGTAGATCTTCTGCAAGAGATACAAGACATACAGCCGATATGGTCACATATTATGGAGTGATAACAGAGATCATTCTTCTCGATTACCACATGTTCAGCGTTCCTTTATTCAAGTGTAATTGGGCGAACAGAGGCTACGGTGTTAAGGAAGAAGATGGTTTCACCCTTGTCAATCTTCATGTCAACCAAACGCCATATTTACAAGATCCATACATTCTACCATCACAAGCAAAACAGGTATTTTACTctagagaagatgaagaatcgCCTTGGTATGTTGTTATGAGAGCACCACCGAGAGGATATCATGAACTCGAGACAGAGGAAGACGTTGTCGGAGCACCATTACTCGCACAGGAATTTGATGATACAGAGCAATTGTCTGATGATGAAAGTTTTTGTGTTAGAGATGATTGTGATGGAATTATAGTTgctgattgattttttttgcatgGAAAATTTGTGagaattgaatatattttttattttcgaatattttaattttcttcgaattttaattagaattaatttttattttacattttttgattctctattattttaaaaatcaaaatattaaataaaatttgttataaacaaaatgaaacaattgcatataaaaaaatgcAATGAAATGTTCAAATATTGCTATTGATAGAAGACGACAATAGTAATTACAAATcgctatatttaattttaaaaaatgctatagttaaaaagttataatatcATTTTGGCGACGCtataatacaaatttacaattgCATAACAAGAACcgctattaataataaaatatcaatagCACAACAAAAATCCGCTATGAAATGTACGAGACCTATTATCGCGGGCGATATTGGAGCGCTTTCTACAACGCTATGGTAGCGTCTTATAGCGCTTTAGCGGTGCCATCAAAACCCTTATTTCCTGTAGTGTTTGTGACACGTCATCACTCGTAACAAACTCGCCATACTGTGTTACACAATCACCGCACTGTGTAACACACTCTTAGCTCAGCTCGAACACGCTCACAATCTTGAGCTTACAATAAACTGAAAGAATTTACCTTCAAATCGTTATCCCCGAGAAACAGAGTCGAGAGTTTGGGGCATTTGGGACAGCAAGATATCTCTTCAATTTTATTACTCATCAATGAGATCTTCTCAAAACTGACCAGTTGATGTCATCTGGTATACAGCTTAGCTTCCCACCGGAATTGACGCACTGTTTTTCTTCCTCTTTTCCTATCCAAAGAGCCATTTCACGTAACACATCATGCATTTTCACCGCAGGTGTGAATCCAATTTGGAAAAAAGAGTATTTAGTTTCGCACTCCATCAATAGATGCGCACGAACTAACGAACCAATTATATCATAACCTTCGTTGTTACTTccatcttcatctctctctccctttaTAAATCCTTCGCTGATCCAATACTCTATCAACTCCTCCTTCTTTATTTCATAATCTTCCGGGAACAAAGAACAATACAGGAAGCATGATTTCACCTTTTCATCCTCTAAACCATCATAGCTGAACTTCAAAATCGAAAGAATATTTTCTTCCATACCTGGAAACTGGTGACTAGACGTATTAAGAACCTTATCTGCGTGATGCCATTCGTGTACATCCTCTTTACATGACATGGCTTTGCCAATCACATTGAGTGCAAGTGGCAATCCATAACATTTTTCACAAATTTGTTTTGCAAGTGAGGGAATATCCTGATGCCGCTTTAACGGGACTTCTCCAACTATGTTTTTAAACAGTTACCACGATTCACTCGTTGACAAACAATCCATTTTCAGTTCATCATCAGCTCTCATGTATCTGAAAACTTCCTTTGAACGAGTGGTGAAAACTATCTTCgattcattttcttgagttgGATGTGGAACTCCAATCTTGTCCAAATCTACCTCGCTCCACAGATCATCTAACCGCAGAACAAATTTCTTTCTTCCTAGGATATCGTCTATGGAAAATGCTTTCTCCTCCTCTGTTTGATTTTCCCATTCCTTGTCAACGCGTAATCTTCTTAGAATCTGATCCTGAATGCCCTTGTATTGCAAATCTTTAGAGACCACAACCCATATCACAACATCAAATTCATCcttgaatttgtttttgataGTAGCTAAGAGGGTTGTTTTTCCCACTCCCCCCATGCCATATATACCTAACGTTCTTCGTTCAGTTTTCATGATGCTGTCCCATGCCTTTCCAACCATTGAATCCAAACCTACTGTTGTTTGGatacgtttcttcttctccaccttTGGTAAAGGTCTTTTTCCGGCCACATCTTTAAAATCTCCTTTAGATATAAGCTTTGTAACTTCTTCCAACTTCTTCGATACCTCTTTGTCATACTCATAGCTTGATATGCAATTTTcggaaaaatatccaaaaagacACAATCTATTGATTTCAATTGGTTTATGCTCAAGCAGAATACTGACCTGAGAGTCAAGACTTTCTACACTTGACAACCATCCTTCTACTTGAGCAAGCCGCTCCAAacctttatcttcttctatgGAGACATTTCTTAACAGGTCATCTCGCTTACGTTGAAGTTCTTGAATAGCTCCCTCCAGAGCCTCAAGATTATCCTTCATCATATGAATGTAATTTCCATCCCCAAGTAAGCAGTTGCAGGATATATCTACCGCTTGACCCCATGGTAATATTGATAGACAGCCTCCCATCTTTGCTCAAACTTTCAGAaagaaaccaaaaccaaactcaTTGCTTTGGTGAATGAACAAGAGAAAGCAGAACACCAATAATTTTGATTGTCTTGATGAGAAAATAGTAAGCCAAGAAGCGAAGACCAATAACTCTACTTCAATAATTCATAAACAATAATGATGAAGGCCACACTTTTCCTTATCCCTTAGGATGTCTAATTAGTGTCACATGAACAACTTGTGGACTTTAAGATTTTGGATTTTACCTTCCAATCGAATTTGTTACGTTTTATTTACTGAAAGTATAAACTTAGCTGTAAAATATGTGGCATAAATTTCTTGTTGTAGATATAtttgaagtattttttgttatagTTAATTTGACTGTTAATGTAAGTTTTTAGCTTtacatatttcaaaataaaggATGATTCGACTATAAGgtatgtattttatatagagAAATTAGGGTGCATATACACCAAAAAGCTAAAATTTGCAAACCACCCGTTCACTGTGGTGTACACTGTGCACTTTTAACTAAACTGAAAACACCCCTATCACCCTTGTATCCTACGTAGTCCTAGCTTAGATTtcttatcctctctctctctatctagtTCCTCTTCTccattgtatttttcttattctaAACAAGACATTTTCCACCGCGAGCCCCTCATCTCCTCCTGCTTCAACGGATTGTCATCTATATACCGCCCTCAGCCGTCAAGTAGCACCGTAAGCTCGTCGCCAAcgtcacccccccccccccccccgggaAATATACTATTCAACACATCATCTGGATCAGTCACTGCCCGAGATTTAGCAACAGCAGGATATTTGAGAATGATAGGTTTACCCGAGATCGATGGTGACAATTTCATACATATTTGGGTAGATGTTACCAAGTACGAATACCGTTAAGTGATAAATTGTTGGTAAGATATTACAAAAAGTTGTATTTGTAAACTAAATGGTTTGTAAATTTCAATAGAATGTGTGGCCAttagatgattgatgtttggtTAGCAGTTAGAAAACATGTTGCCGCTCTGTATAATTGTCGGTaagttttataaaacaattctCTTTTAACTGATACAAGATTTGTTAgatgttaaaaaatatgttactgaaataaattaattattatctgTTTAATTGCTATTATCTTTAACTGTTAACAATTATTTTATCATGTATTGACCAAAAATTTACACCTAACATTATTCTTACATGGTaaataacatattaaatatcataaaacTCAAAAATTAGACATCATGTTTGATTTCTAATAAACATGTTTCCAACTAACAATTCATATAACATTTAACATCAATGCTTAGTGTTTAACGCCTTTTTCCTAACACACTAAAACATTATGTTGAAGTTTCTTATTGTATATTGCTCATTGGAATCAACTGCATGGATTCGATTCACCACAATCCTGCGATCAATCCCATTCTccgattcattttttttttttgtagatctACAGCCCAAAACAACTTTTTGGGAGCATGCAATTTTTGATTCTATGATTCGCGGCGGGGAGGACGACGAGTTGAAGACGAGGCCGGTGTTGTATTGTCGTCGGAAATAGAGTTAGTGGTGGTTCGGtaattcagaaagtggatagGCGGATGCAGATTTGagaagattaaaattttgattaggaTAAATGATGAGATCATCCGTAGAAGatggaaaaaaagagaaaaatacatGTTGAAGATGCATTGAATTGAAAATTTCTCTCTCTCACATGTTGAATTGATAGGGGCAAAAACGTCAGTCCATGTTCATTTTACTACAGGAATTAATATTTTACAGCTGGTGGGGTAGTTTACTAATTTTGGTCTCATTCATGTATATTTGGCAAAttatctcttttatatataagataaatatttttctactcattaaaatagtttatattaatAAACAAACCATTTACGTTATTTAAAAACCATGATTCAACTATAAggtatgtattttatatataagataaatatttttctattcattaaaatattttatattaataaacaaaacatttaagttatttaaaaactaataatatataaaattattcaaaaaattaaattacctatctatactattatctAAGAAGTGAATATGCTGATTAGGTTTACACATATTTTATGctcagttattaattaaccttcataaatttttttagtgaTTTACCTGATAATATCATAGTTAAATATAtccttaataaataaaatatataaattatccaaaagataaaaacgaatttaaatttatttgattagataaatgattaaatttaataatgacaaaattatccaaaatctaagtatattttaaataaaaagataattatatatgtatatatatatatatatagtgtttttCTCCGAAAGTTtcttttaattacaaaaattttaaaaatttaaaacagaaaagacataactaaatattatcattatCGAAGTTCACTTTTTGTAAATCAGTATAGTTTGTATTACTTTTGACTTGCTTTGttattatcatatatttttaaatctgtatattttttttaatcagtatATAATTTTGATGGTCATTTTTAAATCAGTATATTTTTTTGagtaatttcatatatttttgatatttgcattctaattttatttccttgcatgaaatatttgatatatggttatgttttataattttctaaatttcattGATGTTTAAACAGACAAATATGAAacagaagaaaataaaacattcagaaaaataaaatgagtaagaaaacaaaaacaatttcgatttttaaatttataaaatatatcaataagaTTGCATGTGCGGACAAAACACCTAATTATAGTAAAAATTATTAActaaatgttaataaattttacctaTAACCCTttaaatctatttatattttaactgattcttttactttaaaatttctgtaacaaaaaaaatagagatgCAGATATTTtctaatagaaaataaaaatgaggtATAATTGATTTTGTTTGCTTTATCTTCTTGAAAAAACTATATGATGTATGctttaagtttaaaaataaagctatATCATAATtggttaattttaataatttaaaataaataaaattaaaaaattgaaacaaaaccCAACCAATCATCCACTTTATGTCCTAAccatttgaagttttttttactAATCCAAGGTTTTAAAACCGAACGGAACTGAAAGATCAAAAAGCTTATCTAATTAAGCCAATTAAATACATtcataatatttgttttatagatatttagcTTCTAATctgattatataattttataaattacttttaaacTAGGTGTTTTATCTGCACTTGTGGgcttaataattttacaaaaaattgtaaatagatatattatcaattcaaaaaccattagaatatattatttacatacttttgaaatattttatatatatgataaagttgttttatttaaataaaatattttttattacgtaaaataaatttgaaaacattaatATATCCATAAAACTTTATACATggatttatatttctttttaaaatattatgatataaaatatttttgaataatataatatagaatCTTTTTAGATAATGTTGATTATCAAATTAACGAaattcctttttaatttttatgggtaattatatattaacaaatataatttaattatttgttaaGGGTAATAAAGACGTTAAACACTCTAAGTTTTAACAGTGAGAACGAAAAAATCACTttccaaataataaaataaatattttttaaattctttgcCAATTTTTTCTTGAAATGATCACAATTAGTGATTTTGATTGTCTtaagaaattaattttaaaacatagatgATACATTCTAActtatgtgatatatatatatatatatagtcggtttaatattactaaaccaaatatagtaaaaaaagtatataatattttaatattactaaagtaaatataatataaatttaactatgcaaaatttataaaattatcattagcatttttttaattttttaaattattttcaagatAATGATAAATCAtctgatttattaaaattaataattgagaATAAATATGACTAAACGTAAAATTACTTCTAATAATTGACAATAATTGTGAATCAATATGACTAAACGtaaaatagatagatagatgaaTAGAAGAAATACAACTAATAGTAAAGTAAAAGCGCTGTAGTTTGGGAAGCAAGTATCTCATGAGCAGAAGTATGTTTACATAAAGCATAACAGGAAGAATAGAAttacaagagaagaagaatagGAAAAATCTCTCGTCAACAAAACTTAAAttgtctttttcaaaaaaaaaactaaattgtcTGTATTTTTTATTGGAACACTTGTGACTAACTCACGACATGGCAACGGTATTTGTGATGAGAAAGTTTAAACATGTCTCTCATTACTTAATTGACTGAGTACTCGCAAAAAATATGCAACAAATTTGGGACTTGGAATCTTGTGCTGTGTAGTCAATAGTTGAATCTTATAGTTGAGAGATTGGGGAGTTGCAGTTGTGGATCAAGAATTGGCTCATGGTAGAGGTTGTTGTTTCCATTGCTCCTGGGAGAACCATTGTTCTTGTTTGGTATAGGCTGACCAGGTGGAGCGTTTGAGGTGCTTCTTGAAAGATACAAATGAGAAACAGCATTAGAGGCGTAACGGGGTAGCAGACACTCAAGTAGCTCCTTATTATGATGCAGAGGAGGTCCATAAAACATATATCCTCAAGGCAGAATCAATGATAAGTAAAAGAGGGCAAAAGAGTGTTCAGGAGGAGGATTTGCTTGCATCTTGTGTGAGACGGTTTCACTTCATAATGCTGTCTCGGAGATAAATAGATATCACCTCATCTTGATTAATGATATCCGGGGCACTGATGCTTGGGACTATCCTCGTCATTTAACAGAATGATAAAGTAGTGTCTTATCTAATTACTTGGACGTTGAGTCTTCTCGTAGTAAAGTCATGAAACATGTAATACAGATGGTTTCTGATTTTTCTTATATCTCTGCTCTGAAATTGTTCCTTACACAGGTGAAGCTCCCGAGAGAACAGAGTTTTTCCTCTGATCCCAGTGCAATGCCTTTAACAAGTTAACAACTATGTTTCATAAGAACGATGTATAAAAAGCAAACCATTAAAACCAAACACCCGTACTGTCTCAAAAGGCAATACCACCAATTGCTAACTTTGACCGACAAATTCCTCACAGGAAATAAGACAATAAATAGATCTTTTAACTAGTAAAACGGAAATACAATGGTATCAAATGAGTAGAGGTTGTTCAGACCATACGGATTCTGTAATCACCTCCAGATCAATCACTTGAGTTTCATTGATGCAAATGATGCAGCTATATCCAACGCTACGTTCACTTGGGAGGCATCAGTTCCCTGAAACCAGAACAACATGCTCAACAATCAACCTATATGCCCATACTTGGACTGAGATACATTAGCAGATCATCCCCAGACGCGAGACCACTCCTCCCTTTCCCGCATCTCCCTTTTAGAGGACCCAATGCAGCAGTCAGCCACTCAGTGACGTCTAGTTGCTTGAACTTGTCAGATTTGTCTGGAACTCCTGCACACAACCGCCTTGTTGGTCGCCTCATTTGTGCTGAACACCATAATCGACATTCCCTGCATGATTCACCAATAAACCCTTTAGTTAACTTTATTTACCCTTTTCAATGAGTAGATTACTAGAAAATGCTCATCGTAAGGCTGAAAAGACTTTTAACCTGAAACTGAGCAATCCTGGCAAAGATATCCGTTTCTTCCCCTTTCTCTTCCTTCCATGAACTCTTTAAACAGACCAGATCACAAAAACTTCTATCTAGCCACTTGAATACCAAAGTGTCTACGCAACCACATTTACATCTGGCACACGATGGTCTAGAGTTACCACTGTTGCGTACAATATTAACTTTTGCATCAATTATGTTGATATGGTTTGGCTTCATGTATATTTCCTCTCCCAGTAAGCATACAACGTGAACTGTAACTGTACAAGAGTCACAAGTGTAAAGCCACTCTCTTGCATCTAACTCAGTTTCGCAGATCTTGCACCAAAAGTGTAGATCcgttttttgtttttctccgTAGCAAAGAGTGAGTATGATGGAACCCAAAGACTTAAGAAACAAGTTATGTCAATTTTCTCTTCATATTCATTCTCTTCACAAGGAGCCTCTTAAATACAAACTAAAAATACTAGTGGATAGATTCGAAAATATTGGCAAAGTGGGTCGCAAGGACGTTTTTATTTTGGGCTTTGGGTCcgctttagtttttattttcggTTTGGGTCGCGTCGCTTTTTGACCCTATACAACTCATCCAGCAAAGACGTATCACACCCTCCTCTGTCTCATAAATTGCAAG
This Brassica napus cultivar Da-Ae chromosome C6, Da-Ae, whole genome shotgun sequence DNA region includes the following protein-coding sequences:
- the LOC111212189 gene encoding uncharacterized protein LOC111212189 isoform X2, which translates into the protein MEKAWVWLPRASLEYFEGATGFVTASARRLGDPTEILCPCTHCRNLSHQVLDKVTEHLVIRGMDKKYMRSSCWSLHGERRSDMNDSVPQSETEAYGLLRTAYFDSGEPDEPPSDDTGGEPVHGEPDEDSEFRKKLRDAETPLYLTCSKHTKVSAIMALYRIKVKSGMSEAYFDQLLSALHDMLPEGNVLPKSTDSIKKFLKIFGFGYEMIHACKNDCILYRKQYEELETCPRCSASRWEIDKHSNEEKKGIPAKVLRYFPIKDRFKRMFRSARMAEDLRWHANNATEDGIMRHPVDSLSWAQVNNKWPEFASEARNLRLGLSTDGMNPFSIQNTKYSTWPVLLVNYNLPPTLCMKAENVMLTMLIPGPTAPSNNIDVYLEPLVEDLQELWSEGIQVYDSFLKEKFTLKAMLLWTISDYPALGSLAGCKVKGKQACNVCGKDTPNRWLKFSRKYVYLGNRKRLSPGHHYRRRKGWFDNTVEKGTANRIQTGAEIFATLKNFRNDFGRSLAKKKKRKRNVVSEDEVAEDEENDETSDQWRWKKRSIFFDLPYWKDLPVRHNIDVMHVEKNLSDALLSTLMQSAKSKDGLKARQDLEDIGIRKNLHTQVRGKRFYLPPATYWLSKEEKKIFCQRLSAFRGPDGYCGLLPRGPRVAVTRVCNYFNRLCQRAIDAEKLITLENEFVETMCQLERFFPPSLFDIMFHLPLHLAREARLGGPVHFRWMYPFERYMKTLKAYVKNFARPEACMAEGYLAGECIAFCLEFLKNSVPVEEVLNRNEDIQSDGMVLEGRPLQKGTELILSEKDRDIAHRYVLMNMAIMDPYVEKHLQELQDNDVRLATNETLLWKHHTQQFAEWVKNKIPSNSKEHSTKLRWLAFGPRFTAHTNKGFVINGNRFHIQSVKRKTQNSGVTYEAFSMCRSSARDTRHTADMVTYYGVITEIILLDYHMFSVPLFKCNWANRGYGVKEEDGFTLVNLHVNQTPYLQDPYILPSQAKQVFYSREDEESPWYVVMRAPPRGYHELETEEDVVGAPLLAQEFDDTEQLSDDESFCVRDDCDGIIVAD